Proteins encoded within one genomic window of Magnetospirillum sp. WYHS-4:
- a CDS encoding flippase-like domain-containing protein, whose protein sequence is MPNLLNLRSAMSKKWIAISLKVLLSGLLIWYLFRNVDVGAAYQRARGLDPWLGLGTLALFLFQSAIGGWRWNAALAAIGEPLSFWRSFVLCYIGAFFNQTLPSAVGGDAVRMYKARHDGLSLSAAINGVMLDRVSTVVALVFLVVGLQPLLLAKVDLGAAEWLFPLLSLGALAGLGVLMMLDRMPESLRRWKIVRGLAYLATDTRRLFLVPRHAARSLFFSAIGHVNISVAVWVLARALAIDISVVDCLILIPLVILITTLPISIGGWGVREGAMVGTLGLVGVPAESALVLSILFGLSAMVTALPGGVFWLMDGGRRTDLALDEIPVDTALPADGEN, encoded by the coding sequence GTGCCGAACCTGCTAAACCTCCGATCCGCCATGTCCAAGAAGTGGATCGCCATTTCCCTCAAGGTCCTGCTCTCGGGCCTGCTCATCTGGTATTTGTTCCGCAACGTCGATGTCGGTGCGGCCTACCAGCGGGCGCGCGGCCTTGATCCCTGGCTGGGGCTGGGGACCTTGGCCCTGTTCCTTTTCCAGTCGGCGATCGGCGGTTGGCGTTGGAACGCAGCGCTGGCGGCCATCGGCGAGCCTCTGTCCTTCTGGCGCAGCTTCGTGCTCTGCTACATCGGCGCCTTCTTCAACCAGACATTGCCTTCCGCCGTGGGTGGCGACGCGGTGCGGATGTACAAGGCGCGCCATGACGGCCTGTCGCTCAGCGCCGCCATCAACGGCGTCATGCTGGACCGAGTGTCCACGGTGGTGGCTCTGGTCTTCCTGGTGGTCGGCCTGCAGCCCCTGCTGCTGGCCAAGGTCGATCTGGGCGCGGCGGAATGGCTGTTTCCGCTGTTGTCTCTGGGTGCCCTGGCCGGCCTGGGTGTCCTGATGATGCTCGATCGCATGCCCGAGTCGCTGCGGCGCTGGAAGATCGTTCGCGGCTTGGCCTACCTGGCGACCGATACGCGGCGCCTGTTCCTCGTACCGCGTCATGCGGCTCGCTCGCTGTTCTTCAGCGCCATCGGCCACGTCAACATCTCGGTGGCGGTCTGGGTGCTGGCCCGCGCCCTGGCGATCGACATTTCGGTCGTCGACTGCCTGATCCTGATTCCCTTGGTCATCTTGATTACCACCCTGCCCATTTCCATCGGCGGTTGGGGTGTGCGCGAAGGCGCCATGGTGGGAACCCTGGGATTGGTCGGGGTGCCGGCGGAAAGCGCCCTGGTCTTGTCCATCCTGTTCGGCCTGAGCGCCATGGTGACGGCCTTGCCGGGGGGCGTG